CGGCACGGAGCCGCCGCTGTGAATGGGCGCATTGTAGCGGATGGGGGGGGCGATTCTCTATAATGGACGGCCCATGACGGCAAGCGCAGAGGCTTGCCCGCCCGGAAGCCGCCTGCGGTCAAGCCGGGCCCATACCATGCGACGCGCGCCAGCGCCAGAGAGAGTCCGACATGTCCGAGCGAATCGCCACGGTAACCCGTGATACCAAGGAGACCCAGGTCACGGTCAGCGTGAACCTCGATGGCGAGGGGCAGCTGAACTGCGAGACCGGCGTGCCCTTCCTCGATCACATGCTGGATCAGGTGGCTCGCCACGGCCTGATCGATCTTGACATCAAGGCGGTGGGCGACCTGCACATCGACGACCACCATACCGTCGAGGACCTCGGCATCACCCTCGGCCAGGCCTTCGCCCAGGCGATCGGCGACAAGCGCGGCATCCACCGCTACGGCCACGCCTACGTGCCGCTGGACGAGGCGCTATCGCGCGTCGTGGTCGACTTCTCGGGCCGCCCCGGACTCTACATGAACGTCGAGTTCACCCGCGCCACGATCGGCCGGCTCGATACCCAGCTGTTCTGGGAGTTCTTCCAGGGCTTCGTCAACCACGCCCGGGTCACGCTGCACATCGACAACCTGAAGGGTTTCAACGCCCATCACCAGGCGGAGACCATTTTCAAGGCCTTCGGCCGCGCCCTGCGCATGGCCGTGGAGCCCGACCCGCGCATGGCCGGCCAGATGCCGTCCACCAAGGGCTGCCTGTAACGCCTTCGACCGAACCTGAGAGGAGCCGCCATGACCATTGCCGTCATCGACTATGGAATGGGCAATCTGCATTCGGTTGCCAAGGCGCTGGAACACGTCACCCACGAGCACGTCGTGATCACGCGGGACCCACGCCGCATCCAGGGCGCCACCCGCCTGGTGCTGCCCGGCCAAGGGGCGATCCGCGACTGCATGGGCGAGCTCGAGAAGACCGAGCTGCGAGGCCTGGTGGAGGAACTGCTGGCCCGGCAGAGCAAGCCGCTGCTGGGCATCTGCGTCGGCCAGCAGATGCTGCTCGACCACAGCGAGGAGAGCGGCGGCATTCCCTGCCTGGGGTTTCTTGCCGGCGAAGTGAAGCGCTTTCCCACCGACATGGTCGACGACCGCGGGCAGCGTCTCAAGGTGCCCCACATGGGCTGGAACCTGGTGCACCAACACCATGACCACCCGCTGTGGCAGGGCATCGACCAGGACGAGCACTTCTACTTCGTGCACAGTTACTACGTGGCGGCCCAGGACGACGCCTGCGTGTTCGGCACCACCCGCTACGGGCGGATCGACGCGCATGTCGCCATCGCTCGCGACGCCACCTTCGCGGTGCAGTTCCACCCCGAGAAGAGCTCGCGGGCCGGACTCAAGCTGCTGGAAAATTTCGTTACCTGGGCGCCCTGAGGCTCCACCAGGCCATCCAGGCGCACCCGACCTGCGCAGCCGGCCAGGCCGCCCGACAACCCGGCGCCCCGAACGCGCCCGAGAGGACACGACATGCTGGTAATACCCGCCATCGATCTCAAGGACGGCAAGTGCGTCCGCCTCAAGCAGGGGCGGATGGACGATGCCACTACCTACGGCGACGATCCGGTGGCCATGGCGGCCCGCTGGGTCGAGGCCGGCGCGCGCCGCCTGCACCTGGTCGACCTCAACGGCGCCTTCGAGGGCAAGCCGATCAACGGTGAGGCGGTGACCGCCATTGCCCGCCGCTGGCCCGAGCTGCCCATCCAGATCGGTGGCGGCATCCGCAGCGCCGACACCATCGAACACTATCTCGCCGCTGGCGTCTCCTACGTCATCATCGGCACCAAGGCGGTCAAGGAGCCGGCCTTCGTCGGCGAGATGTGCCGCGCATTCCCCGGCCATGTGATCGTCGGCCTCGATGCCCGCGACGGCTACGTCGCCACCGACGGCTGGGCCGAGGTCTCCACGGTCAAGGCCACCGAACTGGCCCGGCGCTTCGCCGATGATGGCGTCTCCAGCATCGTCTACACCGACATTGCCCGCGACGGCATGATGAACGGCGTCAACGTCGAAGCCACGGCGCAGCTTGCCCGTGAGGGCGGCCTGCCGGTGATCGCCTCGGGCGGGGTGACCAATCTCGACGACCTGCGCGCCCTGGTGGCCGCGGGCGAGCCGGGTATTCTCGGCGCCATCACCGGCCGAGCCATCTACGAAGGCAGCCTCGACGTGGCCGAGGGCCAGGCGCTGTGTGACGAACTGACTGCAGGGCTCGATCGAGCCGGGAGCTGAATCATGGGACTGGCCAAACGCATCATTCCCTGCCTCGACGTCGACGCCGGCCGTGTGGTGAAGGGCGTCAACTTCATTGGCATCCGCGATGCCGGCGACCCGGTGGAGATCGCCCAGCGCTACAACCTGCAGGGCGCCGACGAGATCACCTTCCTCGACATCACGGCCAGCCACGAGGATCGCGACACCACGGTGGAGATGGTCGAGCGCATCGCCGGCGAGGTGTTCATACCGCTGACCGTGGGCGGCGGCATCCGCACCTGCGACGATATCCGCACCATGCTCAATGCCGGTGCCGACAAGGTATCGATCAATACCGCCGCGGTGACCAATCCCGACTTCGTGCGCGAGGCTGCCGAGCGCTTCGGCAGCCAGTGCATCGTGGTGGCCATCGACGCCAAGCGGGTCTCGGCCGAGGGCGAAGCGCCGCGCTGGGAGATCTTCACCCACGGCGGACGGCGACCCACCGGCCTGGACGCGGTCGAGTGGGCGAAGAAGATGGTCGAGTATGGGGCCGGCGAGCTGCTATTGACCAGCATGGACCGCGACGGTACCAAGGCCGGCTTCGACCTGGGCGTGACCCGCGCCATCAGTGATGCCGTGACGGTGCCGGTGATCGCCTCGGGCGGGGTCGGCAACCTCGATCATCTGGTCGACGGCGTGCTGGAGGGCGGCGCCGACGCGGTGCTCGCCGCCAGCATCTTTCACTTCGGCGAGTACACCATTCCCGAGGCCAAGCGCTACATGGCCGAACGCGGTATCGAGATGCGCCTTTGATCACGGCGCCGAGGAGCGTGATCGTGCCGGCTGCCTGGGGGGGTGTCCTGCGCCGGGGGCTCGCCGCTTTCGCCACGCTCGTGCTGCTATCGTCGGCAGCCGTGGCCGCCCCGATGCCGAGCTGGCCACCACGGCTCGCACTCGACCACGCGCTGCTGCAGACCAGCCTGTTCACGCGCCACTTCGATCCCGAGCCCGATCACAACGACCACCAGCAGTTGATCGGCCTCGAGCTGCATAACCCGCAGCGTTGGCTGCTCGGCGGGGCTCGCTTCCTCAACTCCTTCGACCAGGAAGCCTTCTATCTCTATGCCGGCCGTGAGTTCCCCTTATGGGCGCCACGCGACGACGTCACCCTGCGCGCCAAGCTGACCGCTGGCTTGCTGCATGGCTACCGTGGCGAGTATCGCGACAATATCCCCTTCAACCGCCACGGCACCGCGCCGGCCGCCCTGCCCAGCGTGGGCCTGCGCTGGGGGCGCTTCGAGACCGACCTGATCGTCTTCGGTACCGCCGGCGCCATGGTCATCGGCGGTATCCGGTTCTAGGCGTCGGTCCTTCCGCGCCTAGCCGGCCTCGAGCCCCAGATTGCTCACGCCGTCATTGCGCCCCAGACGCCGCAGCGCCCTGAGCGCCTCGCGATCGAGATTGCCCTCCACCGCCTCGAGCACGGCATCCTGGAAATCGTTTTCGTCCGCCATGAGTGGGTGCTCACGTACCAGTTTCGCCAGTCTGCCGGCATCCTCCTCGCCTTCGGTCAGCTCGATGTAGGCGCGCACCCCACCCTTGGAGATACGGCTGACCTCGAGCACCGCATCGGCGGATTCGCCGCGTAGCGTATCGAGCAGCGAGGTCAGGGCGACGACCATCTCCACGGCACGGCGGGCACCGAAGCTGTCGTCGTCGGCCGGCGGCTCGAGTTCGGCGAGCTTCTCGGCCTGGCGCTCGAAGTCGATGCGCGCCTCGCGCACGCTGAGCTGCTCCCACACCAGATCGAGGATCGCCTTCACTCCCGCCGGGTTCCCGGCCCCCGTCATCTGGGCATAGAGCGCATAGTTGGGCAGCAATCGCTCGCACAGCGCCGCCATGAAGACCTGCTGTCGGCGCGGCGAGAGGGCCTGGAGCCGCTCATGGAAGCCCCCCTTGGGCTGACTCATGGATTCTCCTCGTCAATTGGCGGTCTGATGATAGGAGTGAAAAAACGCCCGCTCATGGCCACAGCACCTCGGGCGCCACACGCCCTCGCGCATCGAACAGCACGCCCTCGGCGACCAGCCGCTGGCGCTGCTCGTGGGCGCCGGGATGATCGGCCAGCCGGCGCGAGGCGGTGATCACCCGAAACCACGGCAGGCCGTGATCGTCGGGCAGTTCGCGCAGTGCCCGTGCCACCAGGCGCGGCGTGCCGCCTTCGGTCATGGCGGCGATACGCCCGTAGGTGGTCACCCGCCCCGGCGGAATCGCGGCCAGGATGGTCAGGATCTGTTCGCGCAGTACCGGTTTCATGTACGCTGCCGCTCCCTGTCTGCATCACCTGAATGGCGAGGTCTCCATGCACCTGCATCTGCTTCAACACAGCCCGCATCACGGCCCGGGACGGATCGTCGACTGGCTGACCAGCATGGGCCACAGCCATACCGTCTTCCATCTGCATGACGGTGAAACGCCACCCAGCCTGGCCGATGGCGATGCGCTGATCCTGCTCGACGGGCCGATGGATATCCTCGACGATGCCCGCTATCCCTGGCTCAAGCGCGAGCGCAAGCTGATCGCCAAGGCGCTGGACGGCAACAAGCCGCTGCTCGGCATCGGCATGGGCGCCAAGATGATCGCCGCCGAACTCGGTGCCACGGTGGGCCGCGGTACTTACGCCGAAGTCGGCTGGCATGAGGTAACCCTGGCCCCCGAGAGCCCCTTCGACCTGCCGGAGCAGTTTACCGCCTTCATGTGGCATCGCGATGTCTTCGCTCTGCCCGACGACGCCCTGCCGCTCGGCGGCAGCCTGGGCAGCCCGGTGCAGGGTTTCGCCTGGGATGCCGGGCGGGCGCTGGGGCTGCTGTGCCATTTCGAAGTGACCCACGCCAGCGTCAGCGAACTGCTGGCGAACGGCGAGCAGCCGGAAGGCAGCGAGGCCAGCCCCCACGCGCAACCCGCCGCCAGCATCCTGGCCGATGGGCGGCGCTTCGATCGCCTGGCCCCGCTGCTTGACCGCCTGCTGAGCCAGTGGCTACGCAGTGCTCCGGCATGAGAGTTCGCTGGCCGGCGGCGTCTGCCCCGCGCCTTGCCGCATCGCCTCCGCCGACCACTCCCGTGCCGCCGCCAGGCAGCTGTCCCAGTCGCCCACATGCAGGAAGCGCGCGGGGTCGCGCTTTTCCAACTGGTAGCGGTACATGGGGTCATAATATTCGGTGAGTAGCGGTGCCAGCCAGGCCTCGTGGGCCTGGCGATTGCCCCGTTCGTGCTCGCGAAAGGCGAGCTGCTGAAGCCGCTGAAGGCGCGCCAGGCGGGCATGGCCAAGACGCTTCTTCAGCCTCGCCAGCGCCGTCGAGAGCTGCTTGCGCATCAGCGTCCAGCCCAGCCACTCGCCGCACTGCTGGCGATAGATCGCCCACAGGTCGTCGATGTAGTCCTTGCGGATCTGTTCCAGGCGCCAGTCGAGAGGCATCTCCACGCGCAGCCGCGGGGCTTGCTCCATCGCCCGCCAGAAGGCGAGCGGCACGTTGGCCGCACCGATATGGCGCGATTCGTCCTCCACCACCAGCGGGCCGTGGAGCTCGAGCAGGCGCCTCCCCATGGCGTGCTCGAAATCGATCTGGCTGGGCGCCGGCAGCGGATGCCGGCCGAAGGCCGAACCCTTGTGTCGGGCGCAGCCCTCAAGGTCGAGACCATTGGGCAGCGCCTGTACCAGGGCCGTCTTGGCACAGCCGGTCAATCCGCCGACCACCAGCAGCGGCTGCGCGGCCGCCGTGTCGATGCGCCGGCACAGCGCCTGGCGCATCGCCTTCCAGCCGCCGCGAATGCGTGGCCGTTCGATGCCGCTCTCGGCCAGCCACTGCTGGGCGATCTGTGAACGCAGCCCGCCGCGAAAGCAGTAGATCACGGCATCGGGATGCGCCTCGACGAGGCCCCGCCAGGCAGCGATTCGCGCTGCCCGGATACCGCCGCTGACCAGTCGCTGGCCCAGCGCGATGGCGGCCTGCTGGCCGTGCTGCTTGTACTCGATGCCGACCTGGTGACGCTCCTCGTCGTCCATCAGCGGCAGGTTGACCGCCCCCGGCAGGCTGCCCTGGGCGAACTCCACCGGCGCGCGCACGTCGATCAGTACCCGCCCCTGACGCAGCAAGGAGAGCTCGGGCTCAAGCAACGGCAGGGTCACCCGCGCACCTCGATCAGCGCCTGGCCCTCGGCCTTGACCATCTCGCCGAACGGCACCAGCTCGATGCCGTGCTCACGGCCGATGCGCTCGACGTCGTCTTCCCAGGAAGGATGCACCGAGAGCAGCAGCCCACCGGAGGTCTGCGGGTCGCACAGCCACTGCCAGTGCGGCTCGTCCATGTCCTTGAGCGCAGCCCCCAGGGCGTTGCGGTTGCGGCCGGTGCCGCCGGGTACCGCACCGCGGCGGCGATATGCCTCGGCCTCGGCCAGCCGTGGCAGGCGGCGGAAGTCGATGCGCGCGGCCACGCCGCTGGCCTGGCACACCTCGGTGAGGTGCCCCGCCAGGCCGAAGCCGGTGACGTCGGTCATGGCGTGTACGCCCTTGACCTTGGCCAGCGCCATGCCGATCTGGTTGGGCTTCAGCATGGTCTCGCGGGCCAGGGTCTGATGACCGGACTCCAGCAGCCCCTGCTTCTCGGCGGTGGTCAGAAAGCCGACACCCAGTGGCTTGGTCAGGAACAGCAGGTCACCCACCTGGGCGCCCTTGTTGAGCTTCAAGTGTTCGAGATCGACCAGGCCGTTGACCGCCAGGCCGAAGATCGGCTCCGGCGCGTCGATCGAGTGACCACCGGCCAGCGCCAGGCCCAACTCGCGGCACACGCCCTGGGCCCCCGCCACCACGTCGCCGGCGATCTCCGGGCCCAGCTTGTCCAGCGGCCAGCCGAGGATGCCAAGCGCCAGGACCGGCCTGCCGCCCATGGCGTAGACGTCGCTGATGGCGTTGGTCGCGGCGATGCGACCGAAGTCGAAGGGATCGTCGACGATGGGCATGAAGAAATCGGTGGTGGCAATCATGCCGCGGCCATCGCCCAGGTCATACACGGCCGCATCCTCACGGCCCTGGTTGCCCACGATCAGGCGCGAATGGGTGGCCCCCGGCCCGGCCTTGGCCAGGATGCCGTCGAGGACATCGGGGGCAATCTTGCAGCCGCAGCCGGCGCCATGGCTGTATTGGGTCAGGCGAATCGCGCTCATCTCGTTCTCCTTGGCGGTCGTATCGTCATTCTATCGCAGTGAGCGGTGCTTTCTCACAATGCCTCGAGCGCATCGGCCAGCTTGTCCACCGTCACCACCTCCATGCCCTCGGGGGCACGCTTCGGTGCATTGGCCCGCGGCACGATGGCACGGGTGAAGCCGTGCTTGGCCGCCTCGACGATGCGCTCCTGGCCGCTGGGCACGGGACGGATCTCGCCGGAAAGCCCCACTTCGCCGAAGGCCACCAGCTCGCGTGGCAAGGGACGGTTCTGCAGGCTCGACACCACCGCCAGCAGCACCGCCAGGTCGGCGCTGGTCTCGAGCACCTTGACCCCACCGACAACGTTGAGAAAGACGTCCTGGTCACCGGTGAACAGCCCGCCATGGCGATGCAGTACCGCCAGCAGCATGGCCAGGCGGTTCTGGTCGAGACCCACCGCCACCCGCCGCGGATTGCCCAGTGCCGACTCGTCGAGCAGCGCCTGCACTTCCACCAGCAGCGGTCGCGTGCCCTCCCACACCACCATCACCAGGCTGCCGGGCGAGCGCTCCTCGCTGCGGGAGAGAAAGATGGCGCTGGGGTTCTTCACCTCCTTGAGGCCGTTCTCGAGCATGGCGAACACGCCGAGCTCATTGACCGCCCCGAAGCGGTTCTTCTGCCCGCGCAGGGTGCGAAAGCGCGAATCGGCACCACCTTCGAGCAACAGCGAGGCGTCGATCATGTGTTCCAGCACCTTGGGCCCGGCCAGGGTGCCATCCTTGGTCACGTGCCCCACCAGCAGCAGCACGGTGTTGGACTGCTTGGCGAAGCGCGTCAGCACCGCGGCGGATTCGCGTACCTGGGCCACGCCGCCGGGAGCCGAGGCGATATCCTCGAGGTGCATGGTCTGGATCGAGTCGATGATCAGGATCTCGGGACGCTCCCGCTCGGCCACGGCGAGCACCGTCTCGACGCTGGTCTCGGCCAGCATCTTGAGCCCCTGGCTGGGCAGCTGCAGGCGATGCGCCCGCATCGCCACCTGAGAGAGCGACTCCTCGCCGGTGACGTAGAGCACCTTGCGCGCCTGGGCCAGCTTGCAGGCGGTTTGTAGCAGCAGGGTCGACTTGCCGGCACCGGGATGGCCGCCGAGCAGCACTGCCGACCCCGGCACCAGCCCGCCGCCCAATACGCGGTCGAACTCATCGAAGGTCGAGGAAAGTCGTGGCACCTCGGAGAGATCGACGCTGCCCAGGTCGACGACTTCCTTCGACAGTGCGCCAGCATAGCCGGAGCGCCCGGCACCACTCGAGGCCGCGGCCCCCGGACGCGGGGCGGCGAGCCTCACTTCGCTCAAGGTGTTCCACTCCAGGCAGCTCGAACATTGCCCCTGCCACTTGCGGTACTCCGCACCGCACTCGGTGCAGACGAAGGCACTCTTCGCTTTGGCCATGCAGGCCCCTCTCCGGCTTCATTTCGGCCCATTCTATCAGGCCAACCAAACGCGCGAAGGCGGCCCGCAGGCCGCCTTCGCCACTGCTCGAGCCCGACCTTACCGGCGCTGCAGCTGCAGGGCTTCGTTGTTCTGGAAGCGCCGACGCTGAGGGTCGATCAGCTCCAGGGTCTGCTCGTCGACGCGCAGGAAGTAGTAGACCTGCCCTTCGCCATCCGGTGTCAGCTCGTATACGGTGGCGTCGGGATCGACCGCGGTACCGCTAAGTACCTCCCAATTGCCGGCGTACTCTTCATCGGGCGGCTCCTGAGGGTGCTCCTGATAGCTGGCACGCAGTTCGAAGGTGCGCTCCTCGAGCGCCGCCTGCTCGTCGCCTCGCAGTGTCACGTTCAGGTCGATACCCGCACAGTTGCGGCAGGGCAGGGTACCTTGGTAAACGACTTCGGCATCGTCCATTGCCATGTCGGCACGGTCATCAGCCGGGCCGGCCGCACAACCGGCCAGGAAGGCCAGCATGGCCGAGCCAGCCAGCAGGGTCCTCACTTGCATTTGTACACTCCTAACCTATGGGTTTGTCGCCATGTACCGATGTCAGCGTATGTCACAGCATAACCCCTCAGGGCGCTGGCAGACAGTCTCGTCTGTTCCCGCCTGACAAGTCGCGTTTAGACGACCCCTGGGTGAACGTACATGAAGACCAGCGCCAGCACGAGGGGCATCACCACCAGGCTACCCAGGTTGCCGATCAGCACCAGGGAGGCGACCTTGTGGGGCTCCTGGCGATACTGCTCGGCCACCAGGTAGTTGAGCACGGCGGGGGGCAGCGCGGCAAACACCCATAGTGCCGCGGCCTGCAGCCCCGTCAGCTCCAGCCACAGGATCATCGGGGCAGCCAGCACGAGCCCCGACAGCGGGCAGAGTACCGCGCCGAGCAGTCCGGTTCTCCAGTCGCCGAAATCGATATCGAGCATGCGTACCCCGAGCGCGAACAGCATCAGCGGGATGCACACCCCACCCAGCATGTGCAGCGCCTCGAGCAGCCAGCCGGGCAGCGGTACGCCGCCCAGGTTGACGCCCAGCCCCGCCAGGCTGGCCAGCACGATCGGCATCCTCAGTAGGCGCCACAACGGCGTTCGCGGGCTGAGCATGTAAAGCCCCACCGAGAAGTGCAGCAGCATCTCGACGATGAACACCACCACCGCAGCGGGCAGCGCTGCCTCACCGAAGGCGAGCACCAGCAGAGGGATGCCCATGTTGCCGGAATTGTTGAACATCATCGGCGGCAGGAACGTCTTGGGCTCGAGCCTCAGCAGCCTGACCAGCGGCCACAGCACCAGGCCCGATCCCAGCACCACGACGACCGCCCCCAGCGCCAGGCCCGCATACTCCGCCAGCGGGGCTTGCCGGTCCGCCAGCACTGCGAACACCAGCATGGGCACGAAAATCTCCATGTTGAGGGTGTTCAGGCTGCGTATGTCCGGAGTACGAAAACGGCCGTAGAGGGTGCCGCAGCCGGCGATCAGGAACACCGGCAGCAGCGTAGCAATGATCTGGGCGGTCATGTATGGGTTCCAGCGTCCACGCGAAAGCGCCTAGGCTAGCACGCTAGCGGCTTGCGCGGTCAGGCCGCAGCGGTCAACATGGCCTAAAGTTCCGTCCGACGAGAAACGAGACACCATGAG
This portion of the Billgrantia sulfidoxydans genome encodes:
- the radA gene encoding DNA repair protein RadA, which codes for MAKAKSAFVCTECGAEYRKWQGQCSSCLEWNTLSEVRLAAPRPGAAASSGAGRSGYAGALSKEVVDLGSVDLSEVPRLSSTFDEFDRVLGGGLVPGSAVLLGGHPGAGKSTLLLQTACKLAQARKVLYVTGEESLSQVAMRAHRLQLPSQGLKMLAETSVETVLAVAERERPEILIIDSIQTMHLEDIASAPGGVAQVRESAAVLTRFAKQSNTVLLLVGHVTKDGTLAGPKVLEHMIDASLLLEGGADSRFRTLRGQKNRFGAVNELGVFAMLENGLKEVKNPSAIFLSRSEERSPGSLVMVVWEGTRPLLVEVQALLDESALGNPRRVAVGLDQNRLAMLLAVLHRHGGLFTGDQDVFLNVVGGVKVLETSADLAVLLAVVSSLQNRPLPRELVAFGEVGLSGEIRPVPSGQERIVEAAKHGFTRAIVPRANAPKRAPEGMEVVTVDKLADALEAL
- a CDS encoding YjaG family protein, encoding MSQPKGGFHERLQALSPRRQQVFMAALCERLLPNYALYAQMTGAGNPAGVKAILDLVWEQLSVREARIDFERQAEKLAELEPPADDDSFGARRAVEMVVALTSLLDTLRGESADAVLEVSRISKGGVRAYIELTEGEEDAGRLAKLVREHPLMADENDFQDAVLEAVEGNLDREALRALRRLGRNDGVSNLGLEAG
- a CDS encoding MGMT family protein, encoding MKPVLREQILTILAAIPPGRVTTYGRIAAMTEGGTPRLVARALRELPDDHGLPWFRVITASRRLADHPGAHEQRQRLVAEGVLFDARGRVAPEVLWP
- the hisH gene encoding imidazole glycerol phosphate synthase subunit HisH encodes the protein MTIAVIDYGMGNLHSVAKALEHVTHEHVVITRDPRRIQGATRLVLPGQGAIRDCMGELEKTELRGLVEELLARQSKPLLGICVGQQMLLDHSEESGGIPCLGFLAGEVKRFPTDMVDDRGQRLKVPHMGWNLVHQHHDHPLWQGIDQDEHFYFVHSYYVAAQDDACVFGTTRYGRIDAHVAIARDATFAVQFHPEKSSRAGLKLLENFVTWAP
- the hisF gene encoding imidazole glycerol phosphate synthase subunit HisF; its protein translation is MGLAKRIIPCLDVDAGRVVKGVNFIGIRDAGDPVEIAQRYNLQGADEITFLDITASHEDRDTTVEMVERIAGEVFIPLTVGGGIRTCDDIRTMLNAGADKVSINTAAVTNPDFVREAAERFGSQCIVVAIDAKRVSAEGEAPRWEIFTHGGRRPTGLDAVEWAKKMVEYGAGELLLTSMDRDGTKAGFDLGVTRAISDAVTVPVIASGGVGNLDHLVDGVLEGGADAVLAASIFHFGEYTIPEAKRYMAERGIEMRL
- a CDS encoding type 1 glutamine amidotransferase, with the translated sequence MHLHLLQHSPHHGPGRIVDWLTSMGHSHTVFHLHDGETPPSLADGDALILLDGPMDILDDARYPWLKRERKLIAKALDGNKPLLGIGMGAKMIAAELGATVGRGTYAEVGWHEVTLAPESPFDLPEQFTAFMWHRDVFALPDDALPLGGSLGSPVQGFAWDAGRALGLLCHFEVTHASVSELLANGEQPEGSEASPHAQPAASILADGRRFDRLAPLLDRLLSQWLRSAPA
- a CDS encoding copper resistance protein NlpE N-terminal domain-containing protein — protein: MQVRTLLAGSAMLAFLAGCAAGPADDRADMAMDDAEVVYQGTLPCRNCAGIDLNVTLRGDEQAALEERTFELRASYQEHPQEPPDEEYAGNWEVLSGTAVDPDATVYELTPDGEGQVYYFLRVDEQTLELIDPQRRRFQNNEALQLQRR
- the hisA gene encoding 1-(5-phosphoribosyl)-5-[(5-phosphoribosylamino)methylideneamino]imidazole-4-carboxamide isomerase; this translates as MLVIPAIDLKDGKCVRLKQGRMDDATTYGDDPVAMAARWVEAGARRLHLVDLNGAFEGKPINGEAVTAIARRWPELPIQIGGGIRSADTIEHYLAAGVSYVIIGTKAVKEPAFVGEMCRAFPGHVIVGLDARDGYVATDGWAEVSTVKATELARRFADDGVSSIVYTDIARDGMMNGVNVEATAQLAREGGLPVIASGGVTNLDDLRALVAAGEPGILGAITGRAIYEGSLDVAEGQALCDELTAGLDRAGS
- the mnmH gene encoding tRNA 2-selenouridine(34) synthase MnmH translates to MTLPLLEPELSLLRQGRVLIDVRAPVEFAQGSLPGAVNLPLMDDEERHQVGIEYKQHGQQAAIALGQRLVSGGIRAARIAAWRGLVEAHPDAVIYCFRGGLRSQIAQQWLAESGIERPRIRGGWKAMRQALCRRIDTAAAQPLLVVGGLTGCAKTALVQALPNGLDLEGCARHKGSAFGRHPLPAPSQIDFEHAMGRRLLELHGPLVVEDESRHIGAANVPLAFWRAMEQAPRLRVEMPLDWRLEQIRKDYIDDLWAIYRQQCGEWLGWTLMRKQLSTALARLKKRLGHARLARLQRLQQLAFREHERGNRQAHEAWLAPLLTEYYDPMYRYQLEKRDPARFLHVGDWDSCLAAAREWSAEAMRQGAGQTPPASELSCRSTA
- a CDS encoding AEC family transporter, translating into MTAQIIATLLPVFLIAGCGTLYGRFRTPDIRSLNTLNMEIFVPMLVFAVLADRQAPLAEYAGLALGAVVVVLGSGLVLWPLVRLLRLEPKTFLPPMMFNNSGNMGIPLLVLAFGEAALPAAVVVFIVEMLLHFSVGLYMLSPRTPLWRLLRMPIVLASLAGLGVNLGGVPLPGWLLEALHMLGGVCIPLMLFALGVRMLDIDFGDWRTGLLGAVLCPLSGLVLAAPMILWLELTGLQAAALWVFAALPPAVLNYLVAEQYRQEPHKVASLVLIGNLGSLVVMPLVLALVFMYVHPGVV
- the hisB gene encoding imidazoleglycerol-phosphate dehydratase HisB; the protein is MSERIATVTRDTKETQVTVSVNLDGEGQLNCETGVPFLDHMLDQVARHGLIDLDIKAVGDLHIDDHHTVEDLGITLGQAFAQAIGDKRGIHRYGHAYVPLDEALSRVVVDFSGRPGLYMNVEFTRATIGRLDTQLFWEFFQGFVNHARVTLHIDNLKGFNAHHQAETIFKAFGRALRMAVEPDPRMAGQMPSTKGCL
- the selD gene encoding selenide, water dikinase SelD yields the protein MSAIRLTQYSHGAGCGCKIAPDVLDGILAKAGPGATHSRLIVGNQGREDAAVYDLGDGRGMIATTDFFMPIVDDPFDFGRIAATNAISDVYAMGGRPVLALGILGWPLDKLGPEIAGDVVAGAQGVCRELGLALAGGHSIDAPEPIFGLAVNGLVDLEHLKLNKGAQVGDLLFLTKPLGVGFLTTAEKQGLLESGHQTLARETMLKPNQIGMALAKVKGVHAMTDVTGFGLAGHLTEVCQASGVAARIDFRRLPRLAEAEAYRRRGAVPGGTGRNRNALGAALKDMDEPHWQWLCDPQTSGGLLLSVHPSWEDDVERIGREHGIELVPFGEMVKAEGQALIEVRG